GCCCGGGCACCTGCACCCATTCAACCTCGGTCATGGCTTCGAGCTTCTCGGTGTTGATCACCGCGCTCTTCCAGGTCAGCGGGATCGCGCCGCCGGTGTAACCGGTGCCGCCCCCACGCGGGATGATGGTCAGACCGAGTTCAAAGCAGCCTTTGACCAGCAGGGCCATTTCGGCCTCGGTGTCGGGCGTTAGCACGACGAAGGGGTACTCCACGCGCCAGTCGGTCGCGTCGGTCACGTGCGAGACGCGCGAAAGCCCGTCGAACTTGATGTTGTCCTTGGCCGTGAGCTTGCGCAGCGCCTTGGTGGCGCGCTGGCGCAGCGCGGCGACCTCCTCGAACGAGCGGGCGAACCGGTCGACCGCGCCCCGGGCGGCGGTCAGCAGCTCGGCCACCAGGCCATCGCGCGCGGCGTCGTCGTTGGGGGTGCGGCGCTTCTGCACCTCGGCCAGGCGGTGGTGCAAGGCCTCCACCAGCTGCTGGCGGCGCTTGGGACTGTCCAGCAGGTCGTCCTGCAGGTAGGGGTTGCGCTGCACGACCCAGATATCGCCCAGCACCTCGTACAACATGCGCGCCGAGCGGCCGGTTCGGCGCTCGCCACGCAGTTCGTCCAGCAGGCCCCAGGCCCGCTCGCCCAGCAAACGCAGGACGATCTCGCGGTCGGAGAAGGAGGTGTAGTTGTAAGGAATCTCGCGCAAGCGCGGCGCGTCGTCGGTGGGGGTGGCGAGCAGCGAGAGCGGAGTGGGTGCGTTCATTTGTGGGGATCGGTCGCCGACACGACAGCGGCGAGCCCGGAATGGTACCGCAGCGCAACATACCCCCCTGCCCCCTGTGGAAACCCTGTTGTCACATGCTGTGAACGCATGTGCAATGGTTTTGACATATCCCGCCCCTACGCTGCCTGTTTCCGACTGTCCTACAAGGAGCAACCATGCACAAGCGTTTCCTATCCCTGACCGGCGCCGCCGCGCTCACCGCCATCCTGAGCGGACCGGCCCAGGCCCAAACCGAGATCCAGTGGTGGCATTCGATGACCGGTGGCCTGAACGACTGGGTCATGGACCTGGCCAACGGCTTCAATTCCAGCCAGAAAGACTACAAGGTGGTGCCCACCTACAAGGGCACCTACGACGAAACCATGCCGGCGGCCGTGGCGGCCTTCCGCGCTGGCAACGCGCCGCACATCCTGCAGGTCTACGAAGTCGGCACCGCCACCATGATGGCCGCCAAGGGCGCGATCGTGCCGGTGGGCAAGGTACTGGCCGATGCGGGTTACAAGTTCGACCCCAAGGCATACATCCCCGCCGTGGTGGGCTACTACACCGCGCCCAACGGGCAGATGCTGAGCTTCCCGCTGAACAGCTCCACCACCGTGTTCAACTACAACAAGGACGCCTTCCGCAAGGCCGGCCTGGACCCGAACAACCCGCCCAAGACCTGGCCTGAGCTGGTGCTGGCCGCGGCCAAGCTCAAGTCCTCGGGGGTAAGCTGCCCGTTCACCACCAGCTGGCAGGGCTGGACCCAGCTGGAGAGCTTCTCCACCTGGCACAACACGGAATTCGCCACCAAGGGCAACGGTTTTGGCGGCACCAGCGCGCGCCTGAACTTCAACAGCCCGCTGCACATCCGCCACATCGAAAACCTGGCCAACATGGCCAAGCAAGGCCTGTTCGTCTATCGCGGCCGCGGCAACGCCGCCGACGCACCGTTCTATTCGGGCGAATGTGCGATGGCCACGGCCTCGTCATCGACCTACGCCACCATCAAGAAGAACGCCAAGTTCGATTTCGGCATTGCACCGCTGCCCTACTACCCGGACGTAGCGGGCGCGCCGCAGAACACCGTGATCGGCGGTGCCTCGCTGTGGGTCATGGCCGGCAAGAAGGCGCCTGAATACAAAGGCGTGGCCGCTTTCTTCAACTACCTGACCAATCCCGAGATCCAGGCCAAGAGCCACCAGCGCACCGGCTACCTGCCGATCACGCTGGCGTCGTTCGAAGCCACAGAGAAATCCGGCTTCTACAAGCAGAACCCTGGCACCGACGTGGCGGTGAACCAGATGATCCGCAAGACCACCGACAAGTCGCGCGGCATCCGCCTGGGCAATTTCGTGCAGATCCGTGCGATCGAGGACGAGGAGCTGGAGCAGGTCTGGGCCGGCAAGAAAACCGCCAAGGAAGCGTTGGACAGCGCCGTCAAACGGGGCAACGAATTGCTGGTGCGCTTCGAAGCCGCCAACAAATAGGTAACGCGAAGAAGCGTGGCTTGGGGGTGGCATGCGTGTGCCGCCTCCCGCCGCCCTGGCGTGGTGATTTGCCTGAACCAATCATTCCTCTGCGGCGATCTACATGGCCTCTGAAAAACGCGTCGTTTTCCGCTCCGGCTGGTTGCCCTGGGTGCTGCTCGCGCCCCAGGTCGCCGTCATCCTGGTGTTCTTCTTCTGGCCCGCCGCCCAAGCGCTTCTGCAGTCGTTTCAACAGTCCGACGCGTTTGGCATTTCGACCGAATGGGTCGGTCTGAAGAATTTTGCCAACCTGCTCGCGGACGAGACCTACTTGGCGTCGTTCAAGACCACCGCTCTCTTTTCGGTGCTGGTGGCTGGGCTGGGCATTGGCATCTCGCTCGTGCTCGCGGTGTTCGCCGACCGGGTCGTCAAGGCCACGCTGGTCTACCGCACCCTTCTGATCTGGCCCTATGCGGTGGCACCGGCGGTGGCCGGCGTGCTGTGGCTGTTCATGCTGGCGCCGTCCATTGGGGTTGTGTCGTATGCGCTGCGGGGCCTGGGCATCGAGTGGAACAGCCTGCTCAACAGCAACCACGCCATGACCCTGATCGTGATGGCCGCGGTCTGGAAGCAGATTTCCTACAACTTCCTGTTCTTCCTGGCGGGCCTGCAGAGCATTCCGAAATCGCTGATCGAAGCCGCCGCCATCGACGGCGCGCACCCATGGCGGCGTTTCTGGAGCATCCAGTTCCCTCTGCTCTCACCCACCACCTTCTTCCTGTTCGTGATCAATGTGGTGTACGCCTTCTTCGACACCTTTGCCATCGTGGACGCGGCCACACAGGGTGGGCCTGGCAAGGACACCGCCATCCTGGTCTACAAGGTGTACTACGACGGTTTCAAAGCCCTGGACCTTGGCGGTTCGGCCGCCCAATCGGTCGTGCTGATGGCGATCGTCATCACCTTGACGGTGATCCAGTTCCGCTTTGTCGAGAAGAAAGTGCAGTACTGACATGATCGAACGCCGCCCCGGCCTGACCTTCCTGTCGCACGCCGTTCTGATCCTCGGCGTGGCGGTGGTGTGTTTTCCGCTCTATCTGACCTTCATCGCCTCGACCCAGACGTCGGAGGCCATCATCCACGCCCCGATGTCGTTGCTGCCCGGCAATCAGCTGATCGAGAACTACACGGCCGCGCTGCAAGGCACCGGCATGGGGGCCGCCTCCAACGCGCCGGTGGGTCGAATGATGATGGTGAGTTTGATCACCGCCCTGGTGATCGCCGTGGGCAAGATCGCGATCTCGCTGCTGTCGGCCTTCGCCATCGTCTATTTCCGCTTTCCGTTCCGCATGTTGTTCTTCTGGTGCATTTTCGTCACGTTGATGCTGCCCGTGGAGGTGCGCATCGGTCCGACATACGCCGTGGTCGCCAGCCTGGGCATGCTCAACACCTATGCGGGCCTGACCGTGCCACTGATCGCATCGGCCACCGCCACCTTCCTGTTTCGCCAGTTCTTCCTCACCGTGCCCGACGAGTTGGTGGAGGCCGCGCGCATGGACGGCGCCGGACCCATGCGGTTTTTCAAGGACGTGCTGGTGCCGCTGTCGGTCACGTCCATCGCGGCGCTGTTCGTCATCCAGTTCATCTACGGCTGGAACCAGTACCTGTGGCCGCTGCTGGTGACCACCGAGGAGAGCATGTACCCGGTGGTGATCGGCATCAAGCGGATGATCAGCGGAGGCGATGCCGCCACCGACTGGAACATCGTGATGGCGACCGCCGTGCTGGCCATGATTCCTCCCGCCCTTGTCGTGATCCTGATGCAACGCTGGTTCGTCAAGGGACTGGTGGACACCGAGAAGTAAGGCCAGTCGAACTTTCTCCCCACAAACAAAAAACCGTTCCATGGCATCCATTTCCCTGCGCAACGTCGTCAAACGCTACCGCACCGGCAAGACCGAACTGCAAGTGATCCATGGTGTCAACGCCGAGATCGACGATGGCGAATTCATCGTCATCGTCGGCCCCTCGGGCTGCGGCAAATCGACCCTGCTGCGCATGGTGGCGGGTCTGGAGGTCGTCAGCGGGGGCGAGATTCGCATTGGCGATCGTGTCGTCAACGACCTCGAACCCGCCGAGCGCGACATCGCGATGGTGTTCCAGAATTACGCGCTCTACCCGCACATGACCGTGTTCGACAACATGGCCTATGGGCTGAAGATCGCCAAGGTGCCCAAGGAAGAGATCCGTGCGCGCGTGGACAAGGCGGCCAAGATCCTGGAGCTGGGCCACCTGCTCGAGCGCAAGCCGCGCGAACTCTCGGGCGGCCAGCGCCAGCGCGTGGCCATGGGCCGCGCCATCGTGCGCCAGCCGCAGGTGTTCCTCTTCGACGAACCGCTGTCCAACCTGGACGCCAAGCTGCGCGCCCAGACCCGGCTGGAAATCCAGAAGCTGCACCGCGAACTCGGCATCACCTCGCTCTTCGTCACGCACGACCAGGTCGAGGCCATGACCCTGGCAGAACGCATGATCGTGATGAACGCCGGCAACATGGAGCAGTTCGGCACGCCCGAGGAGGTCTACTCGACCCCGGCCACCACCTTCGTGGCCAGCTTCATCGGTTCGCCGCCCATGAACCTGCTCAAGCACGCGCCGGGTGGGCGGCCTGGCCGCATCCTGGGCATCCGCCCCGAGCACATCGACATCGGCTCCGACGGCTGGGCGCTGCAGGTGGAAACGGTGGAGCTGCTGGGCGCAGAACGCCTGGTGCACGCCGTGCTGGGCGACGAGCGCCTGATCATCCGCACTCACGAAGACCAGGGTGCGCCGACCATCGGCAGCACCATCCACGCCAGACCCCGCGAAGACCGCTTGCACTGGTTCAACGTGGAAACCGGGCATCGGGCGTGACGGGAGATTGGCCCTACCCGCGCTGGATCGCGCACCGTGGCGCGGGCAAACTCGCCCCCGAAAATACCCTCGCCGCCTTCCGCCTGGGCGCAGCGCACGGCTACCGCATGGTCGAATGCGACGCCAAGCTCAGCGCCGATGGCGTGGTCTTCCTGCTGCACGACGCCACGTTGGAACGCACCACCAACGGCAGCGGTGTGGCCGGTGACAAGACCTGGAATGCCTTGAGCCAGCTCGATGCGGGCCGGTGGCATTCCCGCGCCTTCGCGGGCGAACCGCTGGCCACGCTGGAAGGTGTGGCGCGCCATTGCCAGGCCCACGGCCACTGGATCAACATCGAAATCAAACCCACGCCCGGCACCGAAGGCGCCACGGGTCTCGCCGTCGCGCGGGCCGCTGCACGCCTGTGGTCGAACCATCCCGATCGACTGCCTTTGCTGACGTCATTTCAGCCCGAGGCACTGGCAGGTGCACTGGAAACAGCCCCCCATCTGCCGCGCGGGCTGTTGCTCGACACCCTGCGGGACGGCTGGAGGGAGGCAGCCAGGTCACTGGATTGCGTGGCCGTGGTGTTCAACCACGCGCTGTGGGACGCCACCACCGTGGCCCAGGCGAAGGCGGCCGGCTTGCGAACCCTGGCCTACACCGTCAACGACGAATGGGCCGCGCAGCGGCTGCTGGATCTGGGCCTGGACGGGATCATCACCGACCGCGTCGACTTGTTCCCACCCGCCGAGGGGTAATCAGAGTCGCGCTCAGCGCCGGTGCAGCCACCAGGCCAGCGTGCCTTGCACAGCCACCAAGGCCGCATAGGTCGCGATTTTTCCGTCACGCTCGAAGAACACCAGCCCGGCCAGCAGCACCACGACCCCGGCCACGACCAGCATGAACGCCTCCAGGCGGGCACCCGAACGGGCACGGCCTGCCCGGCGCAAGCGCGGCACCGTCCACAGCATCAGCGCCACGAAAACCGCTGGCGCGATGAAGCCGGCGAGGTGCGCCAAAAACGCGAATGGCGTCATTGAGAAAGGTCAACGGCGTGCATAAGCGATCAATTTTATAATCGCCGCCATGTCTGTCTGGGCTCTCGGCATCAACCACAACACGGCTCCGCTCGATCTGCGGGGCCGTTTTGCGTTCGCGCTCGACCAGATCCAGCCCACCCTCAACGGCTACCGCCAAAGTCTGGCGCGCCAGCCCGAGGCCACGCTGCTCTCCACCTGCAACCGCACCGAGCTCTATGGCGCGGGCGACCAGTCGGCCGTGGATCCGACGCTGGAATGGCTGGCCCAGACCGGCGGCGTGAGCAGCCATGTGCTGCGCGACCATGCCTACGTACTGCGCGACGACGAGGCTGCCCGCCACGCATTTCGCGTTGCCAGCGGCCTGGACAGCATGGTGCTGGGCGAGGCACAGATCCTGGGCCAGATGAAGGACGCCGTGCGTGCCGCAAACGATGCCGGCGCGCTGGGTACCACGTTGCACCAGTTGTTCCAGCGCTCGTTCGCGGTCGCCAAGGAAGTGCGCAGTTCGACCGAAATCGGCAGCCATTCCATCAGCATGACCGCTGCCGCTGTGCGGCTGGCCGCGCAGCTTTTCGAAGACTTGCGCGACATCAAGGTGCTGTTCGTCGGTGCGGGCGAGATGATCGAATTGGCCGCCACGCATTTCGCGGCCAAGAACCCCAAGGGCATGTCCATTGCCAACCGCACGCTGGAACGCGGTGAAAAGCTCGCCGGACGCCTGGGTGCCGAAGTGATGCGCCTGGCCGACGTGCCCGACCGCCTGCACGCGTTCGACGCCGTCATCAGCTGCACCGCCAGCACCTTGCCCATCATCGGCCTGGGCGCTGTCGAGCGGGCGCTGAAAAAACGCCGCCACCGCCCGATGTTCATGGTCGACCTGGCCGTGCCGCGCGATATCGAGGCCGAAGTCAAGGACCTGCCCGACGTGTACCTGTACACGGTGGACGACCTGGCCACGGTCGTGCAAACCGGCAAGGAGCACCGCCAGGCCGCTGTGGCCCAGGCCGAGGCCATCATCGATGCGGGCGTGCTCAGCTTCATGCACTGGATGGAGCAGCGCGACCCGGCCCATGGCGTGGTGCCGCTGATCCAGCAGATCAATGCCCAGGCCGACGCTTGGCGCGCCGCCGAAATGGCGCGTGCGCGCCGGCTGCTGGCCAAGGGTGAACCGGTCGAGGCCGTGCTCGAAGCGCTCTCGCGTGGACTCACGCAAAAGATGCTGCACGGCACCCTGGCAGAGCTGCACACCGGGGACGTCGCCACGCGCGCCGCCACCGCGCAAACGGTCTCGCGCCTGTTCCTGCGCGACGAACTGCCCAAAACCTCGCGCGACGCGCACAACTAGCTGACTAGCTCCGCTGTGGTGGTTGCGGGCGCAGGCCCGCGCCACCGGCGGGCCGTTGACCCATGAAACCCTTTGTCCGAGACACCCTGCTGCGCCAGCGAGCCCGTTTGCACGAACTCGATGCGCTCCTGTCCGCGCCCGACGTGGTCGAGCAGATGGACCGCTTTCGCGCCCTGAGCCGCGAGCATGCCGAGGCCTCCACCGTGGTAGAGGTATTCAACCGCTACCTGCAGCGGGAGGCCGATCTCGCCTCGGCCAGGGAATTGCTGGACGACCCCGACATGGCCGATATGGCGGAGGAAGAAATCCGCGCCGCCGGAGCCGACATCGAACAACTCGACACCGAGTTGCAACAACTGCTGCTGCCCAAGGACCCCGACGACGAGCGCAACGCATTCTTGGAAATCCGGGCCGGCACGGGTGGCGACGAATCGGCGCTGTTCGCGGGCGACCTCGCGCGCCTGTACACGCGGTACGCGGAAAAGCAGCGCTGGCAGGTGGAAACTGTGAGCGAGTCGCCCAGCGAACTCGGCGGCTACAAGGAGGTGGTGCTGCGCGTGGCCGGACCCGGCGCCTACGGACGGCTGCGTTTTGAGTCCGGCGGCCACCGCGTGCAACGCGTGCCCGCCACCGAAACCCAGGGCCGCATCCACACCAGTGCTGCCACCGTCGCCGTGATGCCCGAGCCCGACGAAGCCCAGGCGGTACAGCTCAACCCCAGCGAACTGCGCATCGACACCTACCGCGCCAGCGGCGCGGGTGGGCAGCACATCAACAAGACCGACTCCGCCGTGCGCGTGACCCACCTCCCCACCGGCATCACCGCCGAGTGCCAGGACGGCCGCTCGCAGCACAGCAACAAGGCCAAGGCGCTTCAGGTGCTCACCGCGCGTCTGCAGGAAAAAGACCGCAGCGAACGCGCCGCGGCCGAGGCGGCCACGCGCAAAGGCCTGGTCGGCACCGGCGACCGCAGCGACCGCATCCGCACCTACAACTTCCCGCAAGGCCGCATCACCGACCACCGCATCAACCTCACGCTCTACAAAGTGCTGCAGGTCATGGAAGGCGATCTGGACGAGGTCATCCACGCGCTGCAAGTGGCACGCGGCACCGAGCTTCTGGCCGAGCTCGAACAGCGCAACGGCGCATGACAAACACGTCCCTGCGCGACGCCGTGGCGCGACTGCAGCGCGATGGCGTCGACCGCGTCGACGCCTGCATGCTCGTGTTGCTGGCCTTGCAGCGCAGTCCACACGACCGCGCCTGGCTCCTGGCGCACGACGCAGACACCTTGTCCGCCGAGGCCGCTCAGCGCCTGAGCGGGCTGTCGCAACGCCGCCAACGCGGCGAACCCATGGCCTACCTGCGCGGCGACCAGGAGTTCTATGGCCTCACGCTGCAGGTTGACGCCCGCGTGCTCGTGCCGCGGCCCGACACCGAAACCCTCGTCCTTTGGGCCATGGAGCAACTGGACACAATGTCCTCGCCCGCCCGCGTGCTCGACCTGGGCACCGGCAGCGGCGCCATCGCGCTGGCCATCAAGGCGCAGCGGCCCCACGCAGAGTTGTTTGCCACCGACGCCAGCGAAGACGCCCTGAGCGTGGCGCAAGCCAACGCCAGACGGCTGGGACTGGACGTCCACTTCCATTCGGGCCGATGGCTGGCGGCCGTGCCCGGCCAACGCTTCGACCTGATCGCCAGCAACCCGCCCTACATCGCCGATGCAGATCCCCACATGGCCGCACTGGGGCACGAACCCCGCACGGCCCTCACGGCTGGCGCGGATGGCCTGGACGACCTGCGCACCATCATCGCCACGGCGCCCGGTGCCTTGAACCCGGGCGGCTGGCTGCTGCTGGAACACGGGCACGACCAGGCTGAGGCTGTCCGAGTCCTGCTCCACGACGCCGGTTTCGAGCACGTCGGCAGTCGCCACGACCTCGCGGGCATTGCCCGCTGCAGCGGCGGCCAATGGCCACAGGCGCGATAATGTGGGCCGTTTCCGGGTCCCCCGGACCCGTTTCGCAGAAGGACCTTTCCACCATGAGCGACGACGCACAAACCCGCATCGACCAGCTGGTCAAATCCCACGACATCGTGCTGTTCATGAAAGGCAGCGCGAGCTTCCCCATGTGCGGCTTCTCTGGCCGCGCGATCCAGATCCTCAAGGCTTGCGGCGTCGAGCCGCGCACGCTGACCACCGTCAACGTGCTCGAGGACGACGGGATCCGCCAGGGCATCAAGGAATACAGCCAGTGGCCCACCATTCCACAGCTGTATGTCAAGGGCGAGTTCATTGGTGGCTCCGACATCATGATGGAGATGTACCAGTCGGGGGAGCTGCAGCAGGTCATCAGCGGCGAAGCCTGACCCTTTTTCTCCGCGCAGAAAGCGAGCAGCCACCTCCGGGTGGCTTTGTGCTTTTTGCGTGGGCTGACGCGGCACGCTCGGTTCCGCGCTTTTTCGCACGAGGCCGATCGATCTTTCCGTGTGCGGTCCATGGGTGTTGCTTTTTCGATCCCCACTCGGGCACGTCTTGTGCTTGAATGAAATCGTCGCAAACCCAAGGAGAACCGCATGAGCTCTCGCAGCCTGGTCGCTTCACCCTCCCTCGGTCTGCCCATCGCCCAGATGCGCAGCGTGTTCAGCGCCGACGACGTCGAGCGCAAGCTGGCCCACCTGCAAGCCAGCGGCAACGAACGCGACTACGAAAGCCTGCGCAATACCTGGCAACGCATGTTGGAGCGGGGCCCTCAACGTTTCGCGGTCAAGCCCTCCGGCGTGCCCGACATGGCCGTGCTATACGAACTGCTGCCCAATTTTGGTGAGGTGCTCGACGACGTGAAACGCCATGTCGCGCTCAGCCAGGACAGCTGCGACAGCCTCGAAGTCACCCCGATCCTGCTGCTCGGCCCGCCCGGTGTCGGCAAGACCCACTTCGCCCGCCAACTCGCCGACCTGCTGGGCACCAGCATGAGTCTGGTGCCCATGAGCTCCATGACCGCTGGCTGGCTGCTCTCGGGCTCGTCGTCCCAATGGAAAGGCGCCAAACCGGGCAAGGTGTTCGAAGCCCTGGTCGATGGCCAGTACGCCAATCCCGTGATCGTGGTCGACGAGATCGACAAAGCCAGCGCTGACGCGCAATACGATCCCTTGGGAGCGCTCTACAGCCTGCTGGAGCACGACACCGCACAGAACTTCGTCGACGAGTTCGCGGAGGTGCCGATCGATGCAAGCCAGGTGATCTGGGTCACCACCGCCAACGACGAACGCAGCATTCCCGACCCGATCATGAACCGCATGAACGTGTACGAAATTGCGCCACCGTCGCCCGAAGCCGCGCGCAAGATCGCCTCGCACCTGTACCGGGGCATTCTCTCGGAGCACGATTGGGGACAGCACTTTGACCCCGAGCCTCCCGTCGACGTGCTCGACCAGCTGGCCGTGCTCGCGCCGCGAGAGATGCGGCGCGCCCTGGTCACCGCCTTCGGCAATGCGCGGCTGGACAAGCGCTACCGCATCGAGCCCGACGATCTGCCGCGTGCGGGCACAGGCAAGGGGCGCATCGGATTCCTGCAGTAACGCCGCGAACCCCGCCGGCCATCAGGCGTCGGCGTGGGCCCAGTTTTTTTGCGCCGCGAATACGGCGTTGGGATACTCCGGCCGCCCTCGGCTACCGTTGTAGCGTCCCAGCGCCATATACAGATCACCACGCTCGCGGTCGACAAGGTAGTGGCGCAGGATGACGCAGCCAAAGCGCAGATTGGTCTGCATGTTGAACAAGCGGCTCGGATCGCCGTCGCCGATGAGACGCGACCAGAACGGCATGATCTGCATATAGCCCCGCGCGCCCACGCGCGAAATGGCGAACTTGCGAAACGCACTTTCTACTTGAATCAACCCGAGCACGAGAGTGGTATCCAATCCGGCGCGCTTGGACTCATACCAAACGGTCTGCAGGAACTCGATGCGCGTCTGCAGATCCGGCTTGCGCTTCTGCAGGCGGTCGCTGCTTGCACCGAGCCAGCGCAGATAGGCCAGACGCTTTTGCAGATCGCTGAACTCGGGCACGGGCGGCGCGCTATTGGCGATCGCTGCGCTCAAGGCACCCCGCACCGAATCGGCCAGGGGCTCTTCCAGTTGGCCACCGGCCTGCACCCACACAGGCAGGGCGCCCAGCCCCAACGCGCCCGCAGCCAGCAGGCACTCGCGGCGCGACCGACCCATCGGCTTCATGCGCCGAGCTTGCCTTTCAGCATGGCGAGCACCTCGCCCACCGCCACGGTCGTGGCCGCCGTATCGCGGCGGTGTTGGTATTCCACCTGACCGGCCTTGAGGCCACGGTCACCGATCGTCACGCGGTGCGGCACACCGATCAGCTCCCAATCGGCGAACATCGCGCCCGGACGCTCACCACGGTCGTCCAGAATCACGTCCACGCCCGAGGCCACGAGGTCGGCATACAACTGCTCGGCTGCGGCCTTCACTTCGGGGCTGCGGTCCATGCCGATCGGACACACCACCACGGTAAACGGAGCCAGGGCATCCGGCCAGATGATGCCGCGCTCGTCGTGGTTCTGCTCGATCGCCGCGGCCGGCAGGCGGGTGATGCCGATGCCGTAGCAGCCCATTTCAAGGAACTGCGGCTTGCCGTTTTCGTCCAGGAAGGTCGCGTTCATCGACTTGCTGTACTTGGTGCCCAGCACGAAGATATGACCGACCTCGATGCCACGCTCGATCGCGAGTGCACCCTTCCCATCGGGCGATGGATCGCCCTCGACGACGTTGCGCAGATCGGCCACGGCATCCGGCTCGGGAAGGTCGCGTCCCCAATTGACGCCGGTCAGGTGGGCATCCTCCTCGTTGGCGCCGCAGATCCAGTCCGCCATCACGGCCACTTCCCGATCGGCCACGATCTTCACCGGCTGCTTCAGGCCGATCGGACCGAGGTAGCCCGGCTTGGTGCCGAAATGCGCGAGGATTTCCGGCACGGTGGCAAATCGAAAGCCGTTGTTCAGGCCCGGCACCTTGCCGACCTTCACCTCGTTCATGTCATGGTCGCCGCGCAACAGCAAGAGCCAGACCTGGCTCTTGACGATCTCGCCAGCCTCATCGAGTTCGTCGGTCGCCAGCACCAGCGATTTCACCGTGGTGGCCAGCGGCACACCCAACAGTCCGGCCACATCCGCGCAGGTGGCCTTGCCCGGCGTCGGCGTCTTCACCATGGGATTCGATGCGCCCGCGCGCGGGCCCGCGGGCGCCAGTGCCTCGGCCTTCTCGATATTGGCCGCGTAGTCGCTGTTGGGGCAATAGACGATGGCATCTTCGCCCGTGGCCGCGATGACCTGGAACTCCTCGCTCAGATCGCCGCCGATCGCACCGCTGTCGGCCGCCACCGCGCGGTAACGCAAACCGAAGCGGTCGAAGATGCGGCGGTAGGCTACCGCCATGGCCTGGTAACTCGCCTTCGCGGCCTCCAGATCACGGTCGAAGCTGTAGGCATCCTTCATGATGAACTCGCGGCTGCGCATCACACCGAAGCGCGGACGGCGTTCGTCGCGGAACTTGGTCTGGATGTGGTACAGGTTGCGCGGCAATTGCTTGTAGCTGCGCAGCTCCTGACGGGCGATGTCGGTCACCACCTCTTCGCTGGTCGGCTGAATGATGAAATCGCGGTCGTGGCGGTCTTTCACCCGCATCAACTCCGGGCCCATCTTGTCCCAGCGCCCGGTCTCCTGCCAGAACTCGGCAGGTTGCACGAC
The sequence above is a segment of the Hydrogenophaga sp. BPS33 genome. Coding sequences within it:
- the prmC gene encoding peptide chain release factor N(5)-glutamine methyltransferase — its product is MTNTSLRDAVARLQRDGVDRVDACMLVLLALQRSPHDRAWLLAHDADTLSAEAAQRLSGLSQRRQRGEPMAYLRGDQEFYGLTLQVDARVLVPRPDTETLVLWAMEQLDTMSSPARVLDLGTGSGAIALAIKAQRPHAELFATDASEDALSVAQANARRLGLDVHFHSGRWLAAVPGQRFDLIASNPPYIADADPHMAALGHEPRTALTAGADGLDDLRTIIATAPGALNPGGWLLLEHGHDQAEAVRVLLHDAGFEHVGSRHDLAGIARCSGGQWPQAR
- a CDS encoding lytic transglycosylase domain-containing protein; this encodes MKPMGRSRRECLLAAGALGLGALPVWVQAGGQLEEPLADSVRGALSAAIANSAPPVPEFSDLQKRLAYLRWLGASSDRLQKRKPDLQTRIEFLQTVWYESKRAGLDTTLVLGLIQVESAFRKFAISRVGARGYMQIMPFWSRLIGDGDPSRLFNMQTNLRFGCVILRHYLVDRERGDLYMALGRYNGSRGRPEYPNAVFAAQKNWAHADA
- a CDS encoding AAA family ATPase, coding for MSSRSLVASPSLGLPIAQMRSVFSADDVERKLAHLQASGNERDYESLRNTWQRMLERGPQRFAVKPSGVPDMAVLYELLPNFGEVLDDVKRHVALSQDSCDSLEVTPILLLGPPGVGKTHFARQLADLLGTSMSLVPMSSMTAGWLLSGSSSQWKGAKPGKVFEALVDGQYANPVIVVDEIDKASADAQYDPLGALYSLLEHDTAQNFVDEFAEVPIDASQVIWVTTANDERSIPDPIMNRMNVYEIAPPSPEAARKIASHLYRGILSEHDWGQHFDPEPPVDVLDQLAVLAPREMRRALVTAFGNARLDKRYRIEPDDLPRAGTGKGRIGFLQ
- the prfA gene encoding peptide chain release factor 1 translates to MKPFVRDTLLRQRARLHELDALLSAPDVVEQMDRFRALSREHAEASTVVEVFNRYLQREADLASARELLDDPDMADMAEEEIRAAGADIEQLDTELQQLLLPKDPDDERNAFLEIRAGTGGDESALFAGDLARLYTRYAEKQRWQVETVSESPSELGGYKEVVLRVAGPGAYGRLRFESGGHRVQRVPATETQGRIHTSAATVAVMPEPDEAQAVQLNPSELRIDTYRASGAGGQHINKTDSAVRVTHLPTGITAECQDGRSQHSNKAKALQVLTARLQEKDRSERAAAEAATRKGLVGTGDRSDRIRTYNFPQGRITDHRINLTLYKVLQVMEGDLDEVIHALQVARGTELLAELEQRNGA
- a CDS encoding proline--tRNA ligase, with protein sequence MKASQFLISTLKEAPADAEVVSHQLMTRAGMIKKLGAGIYSYMPMGLRVVRKVEAIVRQEMNRAGAVELLMPVVQPAEFWQETGRWDKMGPELMRVKDRHDRDFIIQPTSEEVVTDIARQELRSYKQLPRNLYHIQTKFRDERRPRFGVMRSREFIMKDAYSFDRDLEAAKASYQAMAVAYRRIFDRFGLRYRAVAADSGAIGGDLSEEFQVIAATGEDAIVYCPNSDYAANIEKAEALAPAGPRAGASNPMVKTPTPGKATCADVAGLLGVPLATTVKSLVLATDELDEAGEIVKSQVWLLLLRGDHDMNEVKVGKVPGLNNGFRFATVPEILAHFGTKPGYLGPIGLKQPVKIVADREVAVMADWICGANEEDAHLTGVNWGRDLPEPDAVADLRNVVEGDPSPDGKGALAIERGIEVGHIFVLGTKYSKSMNATFLDENGKPQFLEMGCYGIGITRLPAAAIEQNHDERGIIWPDALAPFTVVVCPIGMDRSPEVKAAAEQLYADLVASGVDVILDDRGERPGAMFADWELIGVPHRVTIGDRGLKAGQVEYQHRRDTAATTVAVGEVLAMLKGKLGA
- the grxD gene encoding Grx4 family monothiol glutaredoxin, producing MSDDAQTRIDQLVKSHDIVLFMKGSASFPMCGFSGRAIQILKACGVEPRTLTTVNVLEDDGIRQGIKEYSQWPTIPQLYVKGEFIGGSDIMMEMYQSGELQQVISGEA